A segment of the Desulfocurvus vexinensis DSM 17965 genome:
CCGTACCAGCGGTTGCGGAAGCGCTCCTCGGATTGACGGTCGCGGGTTTCAAGCATGCTCCGTCTCCCGCTTTCGACTGGCGTTCCAGGCCAGCCATCCGCCCAGGCGAACCGCCCAATACATGACCTGCCTTTTCCACAGAGGCACGCCCAGGGCCGCCATCAGTTCAAGAAAGAGGCGGTCGGCCGCAAGCCGCGAGACCTTACCGGTGTGGTAGAGGTAGTCGTGAACGACGGCCGCCGGGGAATATCGGCCCCAGGGCGGCACCACGCGCCAGAACAGGCGCGGCACCGAGGCGAAGTCGGTCTCGAACCCGGCGGGCACTTCGATGATGCGGCCAGCACCGGTGCGGACACGGAACGGCTGGGTCAGCCTCGCGGTCATTCCATTGGGCAGGATCTCCACCCGAAGCGGTCCGGAGAGACCCAGCGCGGTGCCGGAAAACAGGGTCTTGGTTTCGGCGCTCATGACCGCCACCTCGCCTTGCCCGACTGGCGCACGTCGAGATGGACCCAGGAGGCGTAGACCCCGATGCCGCCCTCGCGGAAGAATGGAATCTCCTCGGCGATGACCGCCAGTTCCTCGGGCGAAACGCCAGCGGGACAGCTCACGTCGGCCGCCATGCCCAGCGTGTGGAAACTCTGCTCCGCGCCGCCCACCGCCTTGTTGTGCCGGTTGCAGCGAAAGCCGCTGGTGATGGAGAGCGGTTTGCCGATGCGGTCGCGCAGCGTCTGCAGGGCGTCGACCAGGTCGGGATGGACCGCAGCCGAATGGCCGCAGCAGTTCGTGCCCTTGCAGGCGAATTCCGAACGGTTGAAATTCTTGCTGAGATCACCCATTGCCGCCTCCTTGTGTGACCGCGCCGGAATCCGCGTCGATGGTCACCATGGCTGGCGGCTCGTTTTGCGGCGTGGGCGGGGCCTCCTTGTCGTTGGGTTTGCCCTGGGACTCGGCGGACTTGTCGCCCGCGCCCTTGCCGAGGGCGTTCTTCTTGAGTTTGAGTTCGCAGAGATAGCCAGCGCCGCTGATGCTGTGGCGCACCGAGTGGCAGTAATAGATGCCGGAAAACTTCCGGCCCACGCCCTTGATCTCGACGTTCTTCTTGGCGCGTAGCTGGGGAATGCCGATGGTGGCGGCGTCCGCCTCGACCTGGCGCAGCTCGGCCTCGCGGAACTTGCCTTCGGCGCTGTCCTGGGCGGGCTCCTGGCGCGGCTCTTCGTGAAAGCCTTCGGAACGGTCGAAGCTGGGCACGATCTGCCCCGTCTCCTGTTCCTTGAAGCTGCCTTCGCCGGTGTTGCCGTCGACCAGATAAGTCTGCTTGCCCAGGGCCGTCCGCTCGGGCGCGCTGGCGTTGTTGGCCTTGTGCTCGACCACGTCCTTCTTGCGCGGGTCGACGCCGACCGTCTTGGTCTCGACACCCGCGCCCTTGGCTCCCTGGG
Coding sequences within it:
- a CDS encoding YcbK family protein codes for the protein MGDLSKNFNRSEFACKGTNCCGHSAAVHPDLVDALQTLRDRIGKPLSITSGFRCNRHNKAVGGAEQSFHTLGMAADVSCPAGVSPEELAVIAEEIPFFREGGIGVYASWVHLDVRQSGKARWRS
- a CDS encoding DUF1353 domain-containing protein; translated protein: MSAETKTLFSGTALGLSGPLRVEILPNGMTARLTQPFRVRTGAGRIIEVPAGFETDFASVPRLFWRVVPPWGRYSPAAVVHDYLYHTGKVSRLAADRLFLELMAALGVPLWKRQVMYWAVRLGGWLAWNASRKRETEHA